From Paenarthrobacter sp. A20:
CGCAGCGGCGCACCTTTCACACGCCGGCATCACCTAGGCTTATCAGGATGGCCCCGGCCTAAAGGGGGAACAAGCAGGAAGGTGCTGGGCATGCATGAAAGTGACTCTGGATGGATCCGTTTTTGGAACCGTGGGACGTGGTGGAAAGCACTTCTGTTCGTTGCCCTCTACTGGGGCGTCTATGAACTGATCGGCTTTGGTATCGGCACCCTGTTCGGGGGCTTCATCAACCTGGAAAACCCGTTGGCTGATCCGCTCACCGCGTTCCTTACGCTGGCGCTGCCCATCCTGGTCGCCGGAATATTGCTGCTCCTGTTTGCACGCTCGCTCGGTTGGGTCAAGGAGATTTTCGGCCCCCAGCCCCTCCGGGGGAAGGCTTGGATGTGGGTTGTGATCCCCCTGCTCATCATCCCTATCGTCCTGCGGCTGGTAGCGACCAACTGGTCCTCGTACTCGGTGGGACTTGTCTTGGTCATGGCCTTCTTCGGCCTATGCGTGGGATTCACCGAAGAACTTGCCACACGAGGAATCGTTGTCAACATGCTCCGTAACGGTGGCTACGGTGAACGGCTCGTCTTCGTTTTGTCCACCGCGTATTTCGCCTTGCTGCACAGTGGAAACATTCTCACAATGGAGCCACTGGTTGTCGCCGTGACCGTGGTCTACACCTTCGGATTTGGTGCCATGATGTACCTCTCCATGCGGGTCACAGGCAGCATCACCTGGGCGATCCTGCTGCACGCCGCCACGGATCCCACCACGTTCCTGGCCACAGGTGGGATCGATGCTGCCACCGAATCAGCCGGAGCGGCCGGCCTGATTTCCCTCGCCGGGATCTTCAACTGGGTCTACATCCTTTTGGCATTGCTGGCCATCTTCTTCGTCAAGGGACATGCCACCCGAAAGAAGCTCAACTCCCCCGCTTCCATCGACGCAGCCTGATCCCGTGAGCGGCGGCGGGTTAGAGCCCGTCGTCGTAATTCCAATGCTCCTGCCAGCGCCAATCAATTGGTTCGCTGAGCCGCTGGTAGCGGATATCGGTAGACAGGCGCATGGTGCCGTTGCGGTCGGTGTTATCCAATGCGGCGTGCACAATATGCGCCGAGTGGACCACCACATCGCCCACCTCATAATCCGTCACGAGCCAGCGGGCATCGCGTTCGTCCGCCAGCCCCGGAAGGTCAGCCGTAATGGAGGCAGCGGGCATTTTCAGGGTTCCCTCCCGCTCCTCGGCCATCACCCAGTGGTGGCTGCCCTCCAGGTAGGCCAGGCCTCCCCGCTCGCGTGGGCAATCACCTAGCGGAATCCACATGGAAAGCACACGATCGCTGCCTTCGCGCAGATAGACCAGATCGTAGTGGGCCTGCGTGGCGGTGCCGATCCCGCTTTCGCCGGGCTTGGTGTGGCGAATGATCTTCCGACGGTGCAAATGGACATCATCTTCCAGGAACCAAGCGAACCAGCCGGCAATGCCTTCCGCAGTGCACAGCGCCTGGTACTCCCGCCCGGGAACGATGTGGTCGAAGAGGCCCCGCCGCAACGCAGCACGGTCAACCGCACCCGGCGCTGCAATGCCCTCCCGCGGATCCGTACCCGTCGCGTACACATTGGCTTCGCTGAGGGAAGCAAAGTAGAACTCACGGAAATCCATCAGATGGTCCGGATTAAGCTGCCCCTTCAGGTAAAGGTATCCGTCGCGGCGGAGCCTTGCCCACAATGCGTCACGATCCCGGCGCTCGGAAGGGGGTACAGGCTCAAGCTCCGCGAGGCGGGATACCGATTCATCCAGGACGTAGCCATTCGAGGTCAACATGATGTCCAGCCTGGCAGCGGTGTGCAACGAAGTGAATGGACTCCCGTGTCCTGGGACTTGGACTTTTGTGCGACTTGTTTCCACGTGCTGGTAAGGGCAGCATTGAGGTTCATGGACGATTGGTCAACGTACCGCCATCCGGGCTCTCCCCTCCGTAACCTGGGCTTGGCTTGCCTGGGTGCAGGTGAGCAAAGCGGGACTTTGCCTTCCTTTTCCGGACGGACCCTGAGCAGCCACGCCATGGTGCTGGTATCCGAAGGCTCCGGGCACTTCTCCGTGGACGGCAGGCGGTACACGGTCCAAGCTCCGGCGATCATCTGGCTCTTCCCCGGCGTAAGCCACGGGTATGGTCCAGGACCGGCGGGGTGGAAGGAACACTGGGTGTTGTTCACCGGTCCTACGGCGAGGGCATTGGAGGAACTGGGATGCTTTGCACGGGACCGCCCAATGGTGGAGCTGGATGCCTCTTCGGACGCCCGCCCCGCGGAAGCACTTGGA
This genomic window contains:
- a CDS encoding phytanoyl-CoA dioxygenase family protein, with the translated sequence MLTSNGYVLDESVSRLAELEPVPPSERRDRDALWARLRRDGYLYLKGQLNPDHLMDFREFYFASLSEANVYATGTDPREGIAAPGAVDRAALRRGLFDHIVPGREYQALCTAEGIAGWFAWFLEDDVHLHRRKIIRHTKPGESGIGTATQAHYDLVYLREGSDRVLSMWIPLGDCPRERGGLAYLEGSHHWVMAEEREGTLKMPAASITADLPGLADERDARWLVTDYEVGDVVVHSAHIVHAALDNTDRNGTMRLSTDIRYQRLSEPIDWRWQEHWNYDDGL
- a CDS encoding CPBP family intramembrane glutamic endopeptidase, which gives rise to MHESDSGWIRFWNRGTWWKALLFVALYWGVYELIGFGIGTLFGGFINLENPLADPLTAFLTLALPILVAGILLLLFARSLGWVKEIFGPQPLRGKAWMWVVIPLLIIPIVLRLVATNWSSYSVGLVLVMAFFGLCVGFTEELATRGIVVNMLRNGGYGERLVFVLSTAYFALLHSGNILTMEPLVVAVTVVYTFGFGAMMYLSMRVTGSITWAILLHAATDPTTFLATGGIDAATESAGAAGLISLAGIFNWVYILLALLAIFFVKGHATRKKLNSPASIDAA